A genomic stretch from Vibrio cortegadensis includes:
- a CDS encoding vWA domain-containing protein yields the protein MSNWFSLEFVWWGAFFILPLPFLIYIFAPAVKQRAAIQLPYLPEQSTAKTPNILLAKVLACAIWLLLVCASARPVWYGDPVDFQPKHRDMMLVVDLSYSMNQQDMKQGDDFIDRLSAVKNVLSEFIDKRKGDRLGLVLFADHAYLQTPLTLDRNTISQQLNQAVLRLIGTKTAIGDGIGLATKTFVDSDAPQRVMILLSDGSNTAGVLDPLEAATIAKKFNTTIYTIGVGAGEMVVKEFFMTRKVNTAQDLDEKTLMEIARMTGGQYFRARNSQELSTIYDTINQLEPISAAIQTWRPQSEWFGLPLSFALLLSLILIILRRNHG from the coding sequence GTGAGTAATTGGTTTAGTCTTGAATTCGTTTGGTGGGGAGCGTTTTTCATCCTCCCTTTGCCTTTTTTAATCTATATTTTTGCCCCCGCAGTAAAGCAGCGGGCAGCCATTCAACTGCCTTATTTGCCTGAACAATCAACAGCCAAGACGCCAAATATTTTATTGGCAAAAGTGCTTGCTTGTGCCATCTGGCTACTGCTTGTATGCGCAAGTGCTAGACCGGTTTGGTATGGTGATCCTGTTGATTTTCAACCTAAACATCGTGACATGATGCTAGTGGTTGACCTCTCCTACTCCATGAATCAGCAAGACATGAAGCAAGGTGATGACTTTATCGATCGTTTAAGTGCCGTAAAAAATGTGCTGTCCGAATTTATCGATAAACGTAAAGGCGACCGCTTAGGTTTAGTTCTTTTTGCTGATCACGCTTATTTACAAACACCACTCACCTTAGATAGAAACACCATTTCTCAGCAGTTGAATCAAGCCGTTTTGCGCTTAATTGGGACTAAAACGGCCATTGGTGATGGGATCGGGCTTGCAACGAAAACCTTTGTAGACAGTGATGCGCCACAACGAGTGATGATTTTACTCAGTGATGGCAGCAACACCGCAGGAGTGTTAGACCCGCTTGAAGCGGCAACCATTGCTAAGAAATTCAACACCACGATTTACACCATTGGCGTAGGCGCAGGTGAAATGGTCGTCAAAGAGTTCTTCATGACTCGCAAAGTGAATACCGCTCAGGATCTCGATGAGAAAACGCTGATGGAGATTGCTCGCATGACGGGTGGGCAGTATTTCCGAGCTCGCAATAGCCAAGAACTCTCCACCATCTACGATACAATAAACCAATTAGAGCCGATCAGTGCCGCGATACAAACTTGGCGACCTCAAAGTGAATGGTTTGGCTTACCCTTGTCATTCGCACTGCTTCTTTCTCTGATATTAATCATTCTGAGGAGAAATCATGGCTAG
- a CDS encoding AAA family ATPase, producing the protein MQSEAFTQLKQYLESQIIGQTELVKQLLVALLADGHILVEGPPGLAKTRAVKSLADCIEGDFHRIQFTPDLLPSDLTGTDIFRPETGEFIFQPGPIFNSLVLADEINRAPAKVQAAMLEAMAEKQISVGRSTYKLPELFLVMATQNPIEQEGTYPLPEAQLDRFLLHLDVNYPDAQSELEILRLNRGEALGTTPVQPAHLSQKDIFQARKEVLEIHMAESVEQYIIRLVMATREPKAYSNNTGAEQLDQWLEMGVSPRATIALDRCARAHAWLSNRDFVTPEDVQAMAFPVLRHRLLLSYHAQAEGVHPNTVISQLLTLVGSA; encoded by the coding sequence ATGCAGTCCGAAGCCTTCACTCAACTTAAGCAATATTTAGAATCTCAAATCATCGGTCAAACTGAGCTAGTAAAACAACTGCTTGTCGCTCTACTAGCAGACGGGCACATTTTAGTTGAAGGACCACCTGGCTTAGCGAAAACTCGTGCGGTTAAGTCTTTGGCTGACTGTATTGAGGGCGATTTTCACCGTATTCAATTTACACCTGATCTCTTACCTTCAGATTTAACGGGTACTGATATCTTTAGACCTGAAACGGGCGAGTTCATTTTTCAACCTGGGCCGATCTTTAACTCATTAGTCCTTGCTGATGAGATAAACCGAGCGCCAGCCAAAGTACAAGCTGCGATGCTTGAAGCGATGGCCGAAAAACAAATTTCAGTCGGTAGAAGTACTTATAAATTACCTGAACTCTTTCTGGTAATGGCCACCCAAAACCCTATTGAGCAAGAAGGGACTTACCCACTTCCTGAAGCTCAACTCGACCGTTTTTTACTGCATCTCGATGTTAACTACCCAGATGCTCAAAGTGAACTAGAGATCTTACGCCTTAATCGAGGCGAGGCCCTTGGTACGACGCCAGTTCAACCTGCACACCTGAGCCAGAAAGATATCTTCCAAGCCCGTAAAGAGGTGTTGGAAATTCATATGGCGGAAAGTGTTGAGCAGTACATTATCCGCTTGGTCATGGCGACCAGAGAGCCTAAAGCTTACTCCAACAACACTGGCGCAGAACAGTTGGATCAGTGGTTAGAAATGGGGGTTAGCCCACGAGCAACGATCGCCCTTGATCGCTGCGCACGCGCTCATGCTTGGCTGTCAAATCGAGATTTTGTGACGCCAGAAGATGTACAAGCGATGGCATTTCCAGTGTTAAGGCATCGCCTGCTTTTAAGCTATCACGCTCAAGCAGAAGGCGTTCACCCAAACACTGTCATTTCTCAGCTTCTGACCCTTGTTGGTAGTGCTTAA
- a CDS encoding DUF4381 domain-containing protein, which yields MTQSTTTQPPTLPLNPALLPDAPSWWPLAWGWWSLMALACFTVLLVVIYLRWRKKKLAPKKAALKIITNQALEHTPSAAIELLRQAALSYYPRERIAMLSGEEWYAFLDSQISQPRFTPNSAVWQQALYQKPSSETQQSLIEDCQFWIEQALPPKRGGRE from the coding sequence ATGACACAATCAACAACAACCCAACCCCCTACGTTACCATTAAACCCGGCTTTACTGCCTGACGCTCCAAGTTGGTGGCCGCTCGCATGGGGTTGGTGGTCATTAATGGCTTTGGCCTGCTTTACGGTGTTACTTGTTGTTATTTATTTGCGTTGGCGCAAGAAGAAATTAGCACCCAAAAAAGCGGCTCTGAAAATCATTACCAACCAAGCTTTGGAACATACCCCATCAGCAGCGATCGAACTCTTGCGTCAAGCGGCTCTCAGTTACTACCCAAGAGAGCGTATTGCTATGCTGTCTGGCGAAGAGTGGTACGCATTTTTGGACTCTCAAATAAGCCAACCTCGCTTTACCCCAAATAGCGCTGTATGGCAGCAAGCTCTTTACCAAAAACCATCCTCAGAAACACAACAAAGCTTGATTGAAGATTGCCAATTTTGGATCGAACAAGCTCTGCCACCAAAGAGAGGTGGTCGTGAGTAA
- a CDS encoding DUF58 domain-containing protein, whose product MDNQLPPHSDGVNLCLDELLHYKSQTVRWLPPANSLWSQLSGQHQSRQKGRGMDFSEVRQYQPGDDIRSIDWRVTARTGKPHTKLFSEEREQPVVLYIDLNPSLFFGSQMVLKSVQLAHIASLICWLTVAQKDRIGAIIDTGEQRFEFRPSSRTSSPLRIMQQLVTAHNESLQENKLNQRGSDMPSMASGLKTLHQLCPKGSEIILLSDFMRYQESDRALLTQLRKHNRLRLVHIYDPLEKGQTHYRGSEKVSNGFKALWLDFSSPNTRRNIEAAFQQEQNKLNDLCCSLAINYTSISSATSLVEQITGTHS is encoded by the coding sequence ATGGATAACCAATTACCCCCACATAGTGATGGTGTGAATCTCTGTTTAGATGAACTCCTGCACTATAAGTCTCAAACTGTACGCTGGTTACCCCCAGCGAACAGTTTATGGTCTCAATTAAGTGGCCAACATCAAAGCCGCCAAAAAGGTCGAGGGATGGATTTTTCTGAAGTCCGCCAATATCAACCTGGAGACGACATCCGCAGTATTGATTGGCGGGTGACAGCACGAACAGGTAAGCCTCACACCAAGCTGTTTAGCGAAGAGCGCGAGCAGCCAGTGGTGCTATATATTGATCTCAATCCAAGCCTATTTTTCGGTTCTCAAATGGTACTTAAGTCGGTACAACTTGCTCATATCGCGAGTCTAATTTGCTGGTTAACCGTAGCGCAGAAAGACCGCATCGGAGCCATTATAGACACAGGCGAACAACGGTTTGAGTTTCGCCCCTCTTCGCGTACCAGTAGCCCTCTTCGCATCATGCAGCAATTAGTTACTGCGCATAACGAATCGCTACAGGAAAACAAGCTGAATCAACGTGGCTCAGACATGCCGTCGATGGCTTCTGGGTTAAAAACATTGCACCAGCTCTGCCCCAAAGGAAGTGAAATCATCCTATTAAGTGACTTCATGCGCTATCAAGAGTCAGATAGAGCATTACTCACTCAATTACGAAAACACAACCGACTTCGTCTCGTTCATATTTACGACCCTTTAGAAAAAGGTCAAACCCATTACCGCGGAAGTGAAAAAGTCTCAAACGGATTCAAAGCGCTATGGCTTGATTTTTCATCGCCGAATACCCGTCGTAATATTGAAGCTGCTTTTCAACAAGAACAGAATAAATTGAACGATTTATGTTGCTCTCTCGCAATCAATTACACCTCTATCTCAAGTGCAACATCTTTAGTTGAGCAAATTACTGGAACACATTCATGA
- a CDS encoding methyl-accepting chemotaxis protein, producing MFKLSSMSIKQKVVLGMTFAVLASTVIVGVMAQRQAREVLTHRLIDIELPAMLEKVNSEIDQEVSTLLFAAEQTANNEFIKEAVSSTDRDPSTEAMLVKQLNNIRSQYKLNDASVANRQTAYYWNQGGFLRQLNQQQDGWFFGFTQSGQQTMVSMFQEASGEVKMFANFQQVNGTTMSGLSKSMDDMVRLLNGFKIESTGFVFLTDSKGAVQIHRQSDKSQSNLNSLYGSASNQLLNKSGFNLITTEYNGQDVFIASNYVPSMDWFVVGVVPVDEVFADLNATAQKMLMTTIIVALIFIAMGVLLANSIASPIKLISERFTDLGKGDGDLSQRIEVKGNDEIAQLSQGFNGFIEKIHESMKEVASTSRALQSASEGVSNKAHITRDNSHEQRDQTIQVVAAVNQMGATISEIASNAATAAETANHASDNTEMGRSVVTQAKDAISRLAADIENTGLVVQQLASTTQDIGSILDVIRGISEQTNLLALNAAIEAARAGEQGRGFAVVADEVRNLASRTADSTEEIQKMINQLQSDAKDAVSAMEAGKAITLEGVSSSDEAVGVLVTISERIIDISDRNTQVATATEEQSTVVHTINQNIEEINAINEVTTGTAEQLAEASQELRELSARLDNMVGSFKL from the coding sequence ATGTTCAAATTGAGCTCCATGAGTATCAAACAAAAAGTTGTTTTAGGCATGACATTTGCCGTACTTGCTTCCACTGTCATTGTCGGTGTTATGGCTCAGCGCCAAGCCCGTGAAGTTCTTACCCATCGTTTAATTGATATTGAATTACCAGCCATGTTGGAGAAGGTTAATTCTGAGATCGACCAAGAAGTATCAACCCTACTTTTTGCTGCTGAACAAACCGCTAATAACGAATTCATCAAAGAGGCTGTCTCATCAACCGATCGCGATCCAAGTACCGAAGCGATGCTGGTTAAGCAGCTGAATAATATCCGTAGCCAATATAAACTAAACGATGCGTCGGTGGCTAACCGCCAAACTGCTTATTATTGGAATCAAGGTGGCTTTTTGCGCCAATTGAACCAACAGCAAGATGGTTGGTTCTTTGGATTTACTCAATCTGGACAGCAAACAATGGTGAGCATGTTCCAAGAGGCGAGTGGCGAAGTGAAAATGTTTGCCAATTTCCAACAGGTCAATGGCACAACAATGTCTGGGCTATCGAAATCGATGGACGATATGGTGCGTCTACTTAATGGCTTCAAAATTGAATCGACAGGTTTTGTTTTCTTAACGGATTCAAAAGGTGCGGTTCAAATTCATCGTCAATCAGACAAAAGCCAGTCTAATTTAAATTCACTGTATGGCTCTGCATCCAATCAGTTACTGAATAAATCAGGCTTTAATTTGATTACGACGGAATACAATGGACAAGATGTGTTTATCGCAAGTAACTACGTACCTTCAATGGATTGGTTCGTGGTTGGCGTAGTACCAGTTGATGAAGTCTTTGCCGATTTGAATGCCACAGCACAAAAAATGCTGATGACGACCATTATTGTGGCGCTTATTTTCATTGCGATGGGTGTTCTACTCGCAAATAGCATCGCAAGCCCAATCAAACTGATATCGGAACGCTTCACTGATTTAGGCAAAGGTGATGGCGATCTGTCGCAACGAATTGAAGTGAAAGGCAATGATGAAATCGCCCAGTTATCTCAAGGCTTTAATGGTTTTATAGAAAAAATTCACGAGTCGATGAAAGAGGTCGCTTCAACCAGTCGAGCATTGCAGTCTGCTTCTGAAGGCGTCTCGAATAAAGCACACATTACTCGTGATAATAGCCACGAGCAACGAGATCAAACTATTCAAGTTGTTGCCGCTGTTAATCAGATGGGGGCGACGATCAGTGAAATCGCGTCTAATGCGGCGACGGCAGCAGAAACCGCGAACCATGCATCAGACAATACAGAAATGGGTCGTAGTGTCGTGACTCAAGCGAAAGATGCGATCAGCCGTTTGGCGGCCGATATTGAGAACACGGGCTTAGTGGTACAGCAATTAGCATCAACTACTCAAGATATCGGTTCTATTCTTGACGTTATTCGTGGGATCTCTGAACAGACTAACTTGTTGGCACTCAATGCGGCGATTGAAGCGGCACGTGCTGGTGAGCAAGGTCGTGGCTTTGCGGTGGTCGCGGATGAAGTGCGCAACCTAGCGAGTAGAACGGCTGATTCAACTGAAGAAATTCAGAAGATGATCAACCAACTGCAAAGCGATGCGAAAGATGCGGTTTCAGCGATGGAAGCAGGGAAAGCCATTACATTAGAAGGTGTATCTTCGTCTGATGAAGCCGTTGGTGTATTGGTGACAATTTCAGAGCGAATTATTGATATTTCAGATAGAAACACTCAAGTTGCCACCGCAACAGAAGAGCAGTCAACGGTAGTACACACCATTAATCAGAATATCGAAGAGATTAACGCGATTAACGAAGTGACGACCGGGACGGCTGAGCAATTAGCCGAAGCGAGCCAAGAACTGCGTGAATTATCCGCTCGTCTAGATAATATGGTCGGTAGCTTTAAGCTATAA
- a CDS encoding VWA domain-containing protein: MASFVFLYPYWLVAIIPLFILCLWLFRRKNSTGLIAPHLANQLGFNQTKNHKPLSIGLALSGIVAIVALSGPSFQKAEQPSFDLATARVLVMDMSMSLYATDIQPNRLTQARYKALDLLPLWKEGATGLIAYAGDAYTVSPLTSDTNTLHALIPNLSPDIMPYQGADAASAVKLAIEMLTNAGNHQGQIILISDDIDDREYQEIQELTSSQQWELSFLAIGTEEGAPIKLSDGSLLKQSSGATVIAKSNLGNMQSLSQSTGGVFAPFQHSSSDVELIANQKLSNQGRAKKHSDQRLTERVNNGFWLVPLLLIPGLFLFRKGGIWSVALLFLPLAYPTPSQANPWKTDDQQAYQSFENEDFQSAAQQFSNQSWKGAAQYKAGDYQSAIETLTPLSSEDDQYNLANAYAQSGQLDDAIAHYQKLLKNNPNHALAKKNLDIVEQAKQQQQQRQQQQQQQQQQQQQQQDSKQNQEQNDNASQSQGSDKDQSSQQNKQSGQQGSKNESAQNDRSEPHKGSEKSDSEQKGDHSGSQPKPEPSDENDTQAGSSQARSPQAKSPQAEQSQTEPSQDKPSEGTQLPEEKDLTDPQTANRPSTDSSPEENSKVQQVDPDVRRLEQVESARDPSRLLRAQMLLQAQQRNAPQQNNKKW, translated from the coding sequence ATGGCTAGTTTCGTTTTTCTCTATCCCTACTGGCTAGTAGCGATCATTCCACTTTTCATACTTTGCCTTTGGCTATTTCGACGCAAAAATTCAACAGGACTGATTGCGCCACATTTAGCCAATCAGCTCGGTTTCAATCAAACTAAAAATCACAAACCACTCTCGATTGGTCTTGCACTAAGCGGTATTGTGGCAATTGTTGCTTTATCTGGGCCTAGTTTTCAAAAAGCAGAGCAACCGAGTTTCGACTTAGCGACGGCACGTGTTCTCGTCATGGATATGTCGATGTCTCTCTATGCCACCGACATTCAACCCAACAGGCTAACCCAAGCACGCTATAAAGCTTTGGATCTACTTCCGCTTTGGAAAGAGGGGGCTACAGGGCTCATCGCTTATGCCGGTGATGCTTATACGGTCAGTCCACTCACAAGCGATACGAATACATTGCATGCTCTCATTCCTAACTTATCTCCTGATATCATGCCATATCAAGGAGCCGATGCGGCTTCAGCGGTGAAACTCGCCATCGAGATGTTAACCAATGCTGGTAATCATCAAGGTCAGATCATTCTTATCAGTGACGATATTGATGACCGTGAATATCAAGAGATTCAGGAACTTACTTCTAGCCAACAGTGGGAACTCTCATTTCTAGCCATTGGAACAGAAGAGGGAGCACCAATAAAACTTAGTGACGGCAGCCTACTCAAACAGAGCTCAGGGGCTACCGTTATCGCGAAATCTAATCTAGGTAACATGCAGTCATTAAGCCAGTCAACGGGTGGTGTTTTTGCGCCTTTTCAGCATTCAAGCAGTGATGTAGAGCTGATTGCAAATCAGAAACTTAGCAACCAAGGCCGCGCTAAAAAGCACAGTGACCAACGACTGACCGAACGAGTCAATAATGGTTTCTGGCTAGTTCCTCTACTGTTGATCCCTGGCTTATTTCTATTTAGAAAGGGAGGTATCTGGAGTGTCGCATTACTGTTTTTACCACTTGCTTACCCAACGCCAAGTCAAGCGAACCCTTGGAAAACCGATGATCAACAAGCCTACCAGTCATTTGAAAATGAAGATTTCCAATCTGCCGCTCAGCAGTTTTCAAATCAAAGTTGGAAAGGTGCAGCTCAGTATAAGGCGGGAGATTATCAATCTGCGATAGAGACTTTAACGCCTTTAAGCAGCGAAGATGATCAATACAACCTTGCCAATGCGTATGCTCAATCCGGTCAACTAGATGACGCTATTGCGCACTATCAAAAGCTGCTAAAAAACAATCCAAACCATGCACTTGCAAAGAAGAACTTGGACATTGTTGAACAAGCTAAACAGCAACAGCAACAGCGACAGCAACAGCAACAGCAACAGCAACAGCAACAGCAACAGCAACAAGATTCTAAACAGAACCAAGAGCAGAATGACAACGCTTCTCAGTCACAAGGATCGGACAAAGACCAGTCATCTCAACAGAATAAACAGAGTGGTCAGCAAGGTTCAAAAAACGAATCGGCACAGAATGATCGTTCTGAGCCTCATAAAGGAAGCGAGAAATCAGATAGCGAACAAAAAGGCGATCATTCGGGCTCGCAACCTAAACCGGAACCTAGTGATGAGAATGATACACAAGCTGGATCTTCACAAGCTAGGTCTCCACAGGCTAAGTCTCCACAAGCGGAGCAGTCACAAACTGAGCCTTCACAGGATAAGCCCTCTGAAGGTACTCAATTGCCTGAAGAGAAAGACCTGACCGATCCCCAAACAGCCAACCGTCCATCAACTGACTCCTCTCCAGAAGAGAACAGTAAGGTACAACAGGTTGACCCAGATGTTAGGCGATTAGAACAAGTCGAAAGTGCTCGCGATCCTAGTCGATTATTACGAGCACAAATGTTGTTACAAGCGCAACAAAGAAACGCCCCTCAACAAAACAATAAAAAGTGGTAA
- a CDS encoding BatD family protein has protein sequence MKRTYPFFIRVLSTMLFSLVLGLSSIAHAESLVASVSKNRVAKNEVFQLKIVADHKLSSEDINFTSLESDFYLGRPSFGSAINIINGDRSVRSEWTVSLAALKLGTLTIPSFSVGGVSTQPIVIQSSIDTSAPSQNDMVEFQTQLEKNELYPNESTQFHARLIIKADPRRLQNPQIIQPKATGVRIEAIGDSKQYQSVIDGMEVTIVDQSYHITADDNGHTNATLLGPSLKGAVVYGGNRNGSTRLIQLNTKADSYTIKVLAKPDNYRGFWLPTPSLTLKQTWQDESGKNLDPASTFDTKVGESLTRTISLTVDGLSETQLPNLNVTYPDSLRVYDEKPQFDITDQGQTVMTVKQVLIPKSTGSVTLPSVKIPWWNTQLKQQETANIDGLTLEVKPGNETALTLPSAPTKAVPVETQTITVIDAGIWPYLTYMFATLWLITVLMAIKIWRTKPKNVGTQASKAEIAPQDLGLLQTIDAGDPIRIQQAVSSWMYSQVNLDTDVRHAMENELQRMHESHYGETRSQWSNKSLLKLINKAMKISSTAQKSKHKSVLAKL, from the coding sequence ATGAAACGCACCTATCCATTTTTCATAAGAGTACTCTCCACGATGCTCTTTAGCCTAGTGCTAGGCCTAAGCTCAATCGCTCATGCTGAGTCCTTAGTCGCAAGCGTAAGTAAAAACAGAGTCGCCAAAAATGAAGTGTTTCAGCTTAAAATTGTCGCGGATCATAAGCTCAGCTCTGAAGACATTAACTTTACATCACTAGAGTCCGATTTCTATCTAGGTCGCCCAAGTTTCGGTTCGGCGATTAATATCATCAATGGTGATCGGAGTGTTCGCAGTGAATGGACAGTCTCTCTCGCAGCACTCAAATTAGGAACACTGACAATCCCTAGTTTTTCTGTCGGAGGTGTATCAACTCAGCCTATCGTTATTCAATCAAGCATCGACACATCGGCTCCTAGCCAAAACGACATGGTTGAATTTCAAACTCAGCTAGAGAAAAATGAGCTCTACCCGAATGAAAGTACACAGTTTCATGCCCGACTGATTATTAAGGCGGATCCGCGACGCTTACAAAACCCACAAATAATCCAACCGAAAGCAACCGGAGTCCGTATCGAAGCAATTGGGGACTCCAAGCAATATCAAAGCGTTATCGATGGAATGGAAGTGACGATTGTCGATCAGAGCTATCACATAACCGCTGATGATAATGGGCACACTAACGCGACACTGTTAGGTCCAAGTCTGAAAGGTGCCGTGGTTTATGGAGGGAACCGCAATGGCTCCACACGTCTAATCCAACTGAATACCAAAGCCGATTCCTACACGATCAAAGTATTAGCCAAACCCGATAATTACCGTGGGTTTTGGCTACCAACACCATCGCTAACACTCAAACAGACTTGGCAAGATGAGTCTGGTAAAAATCTCGATCCTGCCTCGACTTTCGATACCAAAGTTGGTGAATCACTCACTCGAACCATCTCTTTAACCGTTGATGGATTGTCTGAAACTCAATTGCCTAATTTGAATGTAACGTATCCAGACTCTCTTAGAGTCTATGATGAAAAGCCTCAATTTGACATCACCGATCAGGGTCAAACCGTAATGACAGTGAAGCAAGTGTTGATCCCGAAATCGACAGGCAGTGTGACACTTCCTTCTGTAAAAATCCCATGGTGGAATACTCAGTTAAAACAACAGGAAACAGCGAATATTGATGGACTAACCTTAGAGGTAAAACCGGGTAACGAAACGGCTCTGACTTTGCCAAGCGCGCCAACTAAGGCTGTGCCTGTTGAAACACAAACCATCACGGTTATTGATGCTGGCATTTGGCCATATCTGACTTATATGTTTGCCACGTTATGGCTAATCACCGTGCTTATGGCCATCAAGATTTGGAGAACCAAGCCAAAAAATGTCGGTACACAAGCAAGCAAAGCCGAGATCGCCCCTCAAGACCTTGGCCTACTGCAAACCATCGATGCCGGTGATCCGATTCGTATTCAACAAGCCGTCTCTAGTTGGATGTACTCGCAAGTCAATTTGGACACAGATGTTCGCCATGCGATGGAGAATGAACTCCAGCGAATGCATGAAAGTCACTATGGGGAAACTCGGTCTCAGTGGAGTAACAAGTCATTGCTTAAATTGATTAACAAAGCGATGAAAATCAGCTCTACAGCACAAAAGTCGAAACACAAATCAGTGCTAGCGAAACTTTAA
- a CDS encoding YgjV family protein: MEFDWVEWFGYLASLVVLVSLTMTSIIKLRVINFIGCLLFAAFAYFIDSYPTMLMNLGIAGINVYYLYKISHTKEKFKLISASVGSEYFEHFITANREDIERQISTEELKSADTAFYMLRNNSIAGLLVGKREQNGVLNVLLDYVTLEYRDFKIGQYYFKTHPDVIKSRGFNSLHAHANSDEHRTYLEAVGFLPSDADDQLFIKYL, encoded by the coding sequence ATGGAATTTGATTGGGTTGAATGGTTTGGTTATTTAGCTTCGCTTGTAGTACTCGTCTCATTAACCATGACGTCGATTATTAAATTACGGGTGATTAATTTTATTGGTTGCTTGTTATTTGCGGCCTTTGCCTATTTCATCGATTCATACCCCACCATGTTAATGAACCTCGGCATTGCGGGGATTAATGTGTATTACCTCTACAAAATTAGCCACACTAAAGAGAAGTTTAAACTGATTTCAGCGTCGGTTGGTTCTGAATATTTTGAGCATTTCATTACAGCAAACCGCGAAGATATCGAGCGGCAAATATCGACAGAAGAGTTAAAGTCAGCAGACACTGCTTTTTATATGCTTAGGAATAACAGTATTGCAGGGTTGCTGGTGGGTAAGAGAGAGCAAAATGGAGTACTGAACGTCTTACTTGATTATGTCACGCTAGAGTATCGTGATTTTAAAATTGGTCAGTATTACTTTAAAACGCATCCTGATGTGATAAAAAGCCGAGGGTTCAACTCGTTACACGCGCACGCAAATAGTGATGAACACCGTACTTACTTAGAAGCGGTAGGGTTCCTGCCTTCGGACGCGGATGATCAGTTATTTATTAAGTATCTGTAA